A genome region from Hevea brasiliensis isolate MT/VB/25A 57/8 chromosome 9, ASM3005281v1, whole genome shotgun sequence includes the following:
- the LOC110654796 gene encoding SPX domain-containing membrane protein At4g22990: MVAFGKKLKERQIQEWQGYYINYKLMKKKVRQYAQQIEVGTLDRRHVLKDFSRMLDNQIEKIVLFLLEQQGLLASRIAKLNEYQEALEQEPDISQITQLREAYRAAGQDLLKLLFFVEINAIGLRKILKKFDKRFRYRFTDYYVKTRANHPYSLLQQVFKHVGLGAVIGAISRNLHELQEHQGSYLSIYDQPALPFQDPVVDSLKAAVDRLSHSTNFLNFLAQHALIMQEELPTPTEECADDQRYHFMSLFLNLVNTFLYMVNTYIIVPTADDYSTMLGAPATVCGVVIGAMAVAQVFSSVYFSAWSNKSYFRPLVFSSVVLLVGNAMYAMALDYRSITLLLVGRLFCGFGSARAVNRRYISDCVPVRIRMQASAGFVSASALGMACGPALAGLLQTNFKIYKFTFNQVTLPGWVMAVGWLLYLILLWITFREPSHETEEKNVSQDKAGPGENDVLEKGLKQPLLLSSEGKHEDENGDGECDDSEEAPEESRRPATSIASAYRLLTPSVKVQLLIYFMLKYAMEILLSESSVITSYYFGWSTSTVAIFLACLGLTVLPVNIIVGSYISNMFEDRQILLASEIMVCIGVLLSFKFVNAYTVPQYVCSGLIMFVSAEVLEGVNLSLLSRVMSSRLSRGTYNGGLLSTEAGTIARVIADATITLAGYLGQNRLLNATLIPSLFISVASIIATCFTYNSLY, from the exons ATGGTTGCCTTTGGGAAAAAGTTGAAGGAACGACAAATTCAAGAATGGCAAGG ATATTATATTAACTATAAACTGATGAAGAAAAAAGTGAGACAGTATGCGCAACAAATTGAAGTTGGAACACTAGATCGCAGGCATGTTCTCAAGGATTTCTCAAGGATGCTAGATAATCAG attGAGAAGATTGTCCTTTTTCTCTTGGAACAACAAGGGCTACTTGCAAGTAGGATTGCCAAGCTCAATGAATATCAGGAGGCTCTTGAGCAAGAGCCAGATATATCTCAAATAACCCAATTACGAGAAGCTTATAGAGCAGCGGGGCAAGATTTGTTAAAGCTTCTCTTTTTTGTTGAGATAAATGCTATTGGTCTGCGTAAGATCCTGAAGAAGTTTGATAAACGCTTTAGATATAGATTCACCGACTACTATGTGAAAACCCGTGCTAATCATCCTTATTCCCTGCTGCAGCAAGTGTTTAAGCATGTG GGTTTAGGAGCTGTTATTGGAGCCATATCTCGCAATCTTCATGAACTTCAGGAACATCAGGGAAGCTACTTATCCATCTATGATCAGCCTGCTCTTCCCTTCCAG GATCCTGTTGTTGATTCACTGAAAGCAGCCGTTGACAGGCTCAGTCACTCAACAAACTTCCTCAACTTTTTGGCGCAACATGCACTCATTATGCAAGAAGAGCTGCCTACTCCCACTGAGGAATGTGCTGATGATCAAAGATACCATTTTATGTCACTTTTCTTGAACTTAGTGAACACATTTCTTTATATGGTCAACACATATATAATTGTCCCCACAGCTGATGATTACTCAACAATGCTTGGAGCTCCAGCAACAGTTTGTGGTGTTGTGATTGGGGCAATGGCTGTTGCCCAGGTGTTTTCTTCTGTGTATTTTAGTGCCTGGTCAAATAAATCATACTTCAGACCTCTAGTATTTAGCAGTGTTGTTCTTCTTGTGGGAAATGCCATGTATGCAATGGCACTTGATTATCGGTCAATAACACTTCTTTTAGTTGGCCGTCTATTCTGTGG ATTTGGTTCTGCTAGAGCTGTTAATCGGCGTTACATCAGTGATTGTGTGCCAGTTAGAATTCGCATGCAGGCATCCGCAGGTTTTGTTAGTGCCAGTGCTCTTGGGATGGCTTGTGGTCCCGCTCTTGCTGGCTTGCTTCaaactaattttaaaatttacaagTTTACGTTCAACCAAGTCACTTTGCCTGGCTGGGTTATGGCTGTGGGTTGGCTTTTATATCTCATACTGTTATGGATCACATTTAGAGAACCATCTCACGAGACTGAAGAGAAAAATGTATCACAGGACAAGGCTG GACCAGGGGAAAATGATGTGCTTGAGAAGGGTCTTAAACAACCATTACTGTTGAGTTCAGAAGGCAAGCATGAGGATGAAAATGGTGATGGAGAATGTGATGATAGTGAAGAAGCTCCTGAGGAATCTCGACGACCTGCCACTTCAATTGCTTCAGCATACAGGCTACTTACACCTTCTGTAAAG GTTCAGTTGTTGATATATTTCATGCTAAAATATGCCATGGAAATTTTACTCTCTGAATCTAGTGTCATTACCTCGTACTACTTTGGTTGGTCAACAAGCACAGTGGCAATTTTTCTTGCATGTCTAGGCCTAACAGTTCTGCCAGTAAATATTATTGTTGGAAGCTACATTAGCAACATGTTTGAAGACAG GCAAATTTTATTGGCATCAGAAATTATGGTTTGCATAGGAGTACTCTTGAGCTTCAAATTCGTAAATGCATACACTGTTCCACAGTATGTCTGCTCAGGATTAATCATGTTTGTTTCTGCTGAAGTACTTGAAG GCGTGAATTTGTCTCTGCTATCTCGAGTGATGTCATCCAGGCTTTCCCGTGGAACCTACAATGGTGGACTACTCTCAACTGAAGCTGGGACGATAGCTCGTGTGATTGCTGATGCCACAATAACCCTGGCTGGGTACTTAGGCCAGAATAGGCTCCTGAACGCCACCCTTATTCCTTCGCTCTTCATTTCTGTGGCCTCCATTATTGCCACCTGTTTTACCTACAACTCGCTCTATTGA